One Paramisgurnus dabryanus chromosome 8, PD_genome_1.1, whole genome shotgun sequence DNA window includes the following coding sequences:
- the LOC135771893 gene encoding sialoadhesin-like, producing MKGLIYLLFQGVLLYETLAWEVRMPSEIHGLKGSCLVIPCSYSYTSYPPTNPRRVVWYQWVSSGYPLVYDPWYPGKVIDKFRGKTDIYRHRNSDRDCSLLIKSVDPSHNGEKLYAWIDPEKIGKSTYKFYDVTSKIIVDTNPQQPIINIYGGGKTGDSITVACYTLHTCPYSKPNIVLNGIEGSDKIDDVDIKSGQWKTTRTRTGVVKAERSDIECIVTHHGRITARTTKSQSAKCVYYNITIEPKLAADIIEGVDMNFTCTVHHSCLTNPPILSWNYENMSVSYDTKQLTGFELATFSTITFLGTKKEDGKKLLCSANISGQKITASVALHVQHSFYTN from the exons ATGAAAGGACTGATATATCTTCTGTTTCAAG GTGTTCTGCTGTATGAGACTTTGGCATGGGAAGTGAGAATGCCATCAGAAATTCATGGCCTCAAAGGTTCCTGTCTGGTTATACCGTGCTCTTACTCTTACACTTCATACCCACCAACTAACCCACGTAGAGTTGTTTGGTATCAGTGGGTGTCGAGTGGCTACCCTTTAGTTTATGATCCCTGGTATCCAGGCAAAGTTATTGACAAGTTCAGAGGAAAAACTGATATATATAGGCATAGAAACTCAGATCGGGATTGTAGTCTGTTGATCAAAAGCGTGGATCCGTCTCACAATGGAGAAAAATTATATGCATGGATTGACCCAGAAAAAATTGGAAAGAGCACCTATAAGTTTTATGATGTCACCTCCAAGATTATTGTTGACA CAAATCCACAGCAGCCCATCATTAATATTTACGGAGGAGGAAAGACCGGTGACAGCATTACAGTAGCGTGTTACACCTTACACACCTGTCCATACAGCAAACCAAACATCGTTCTGAACGGTATTGAAGGATCTGATAAAATAGATGATGTTGATATTAAAAGTGGTCAATGGAAAACCACTCGGACACGCACCGGTGTAGTGAAGGCTGAACGCTCAGATATTGAGTGTATTGTAACACATCATGGACGCATAACAGCAAGAACTACAAAATCACAAAGTGctaaat GTGTCTATTATAATATAACCATTGAGCCTAAACTGGCAGCAGATATCATAGAGGGTGTTGATATGAACTTCACTTGTACCGTCCACCATTCCTGCCTGACGAATCCTCCGATCCTCTCCTGGAACTATGAGAACATGTCGGTCAGTTATGATACGAAACAACTTACAGGGTTTGAATTGGCCACCTTTTCCACCATAACCTTTTTGGGGACAAAGAAAGAAGATGGGAAGAAATTGCTCTGCAGTGCAAATATTTCTGGACAGAAAATCACAGCATCTGTCGCCTTACATGTACAAC ATTCCTTCTACACCAACTGA